TCTGAGTCATGAAGTGCTACACTGGCATCTTTCTTCTCTACTCTGAGTGTTTTAAGATCCCTCATCCCATCATAGAGCCAAACACCATCCTCATAAGCAACAGAAACTGTCCAAAAATCCATAGCTTTTGGAATATATTCAGAGGTATATATAGGCATGATATCTTTTTGTTTTAATACCCAGTCAAAAACATAACGGACAGCATTTAACGACGCTTTTTTTGAAGCTGAATAGAAGTGATAATAGACATTGATAGGTTTTAATCTTTTTGGAGAGTTTGTTAACTCAAATGTTTGTACAACTTTTTTAAATCCCCAGTACGGTCCCATCCAGTCTTTTGTAAAAACATTTTCATTTTCTGCACCTGTATAGATTTGATAGTAGCCATCTCTCTCAAGACCAAGAGGGGCTACTCTAGTCAACCATGGATTTGCATTGTTAATAGTGGTATCTCCACCGTTAATGTTTAAAATATGGTGTTTTGCAAGATATGTCAGAGCATCAGTCCTAGGATTACAATCTCCACTCCAAAATACTAATTTTGCTTTTTTATCTGAATTTTTACCAAGAAGTTTATCCTGAATAAAATCAAGCATTCCCAATGTTTCATACGCTGTAGAAAAGGTATATCCCGGTGGTTGAAGTCTATATTTTTCATCGAGTTGATCATCTTTTATTTTTCCCCAGAAAAACGGGTGAGTAAAAGTGTGTGTTGCGGGTTCGACATTATCTAGAGCATAGATCTTTCTACTTATTTGTAACAGCCTTTTTGATTCTTTTGGATAGATACCATCGGGCATAATCTCTGCACCGATAAGAGATACAGAATGTGGAAATTTATATTTTGTCAGTATCTCTTTATAGATAATATCACCGGATATAAACTCAGGATCGAACTCAACACCGTTTAAAATACCGTCACCGTCCATATGTGTAAAAAAGAGTCTGCTTCCATTCTCTGTTGTAGTATCTGGAACAGGTAAATCTTTTAAGCGTAGCGCCTCTTTAAAAAATATAAACGGGTTAATACTCCAGAGGTTTTCCCCGTCAAGTTCTATAAAAAATGAATCACCGAGTGCATAACCGCCCCATGGAGTAATCGCTGCAGGTGTTGAGGTTAATCCGTAATTGTCCTTATATGTTAAAAGTGCTTTAGAAGCTGCTGGAGGATTGATATAAAATCTATTTTTATTGATTGGTACTTTTATCTCATAATCCATCATCTTATCTCTGTGGACTATAGTTTTAGTAGCATCGGCTTTTCCATCTATTGCACTAATACCTAGCTGTTGTAAAAATGTATTTGATGAGTCAAAACCAAAATCGTATGCAAATACGACAGGGATATTTTGTGACTGAATCTCTTTTATCCAAGTTACCAATTTTGCAGAGTCTTTGTAGGCTATACTCAACCAAATAACTACACCTGCATATTGATTCATATGTTCAGGATCTGGAAGTGAATTGTGGATATCGTAGAGTTTCTGAATATATCCGTTATACTCTAAAGGTAAAGCTCCATAACGGCTTGCAGAGAGCTCTTTGCGATCTTCAATACTCTCATCTACAAGTGTCAAAATTTCTCTTTTTATCGCATTTTTCGATGATTTTCCGTAACTCTCCATACTTGGCGTTGTAATATATGGGATAAATCCTAAGTTTTTGAGCTTTTCTATATTGTTGGACTCAAGAGTCTCAACATCGATAATATCATCACTGAGGTTTTTATAGAACTTGATAGAACTTTGAAGTTTTGGATCTTCAGATGCGTTATATACAAGTAGTGTATCGATATATCGAGAAACAGATGCAAGGAGCTCTAGATCATCTAAATGGATTACTACATGTGCATCTTGAAATGTTTTTGTAGATCTGAATTTATTTAAAAACAGTGTTAAATTTTTCTTGCTTATAGGTTTTTGAACGTCAAAAAAGAAGTTTTTATATCCACTTTTTGAGAGTTTCATCAGACCAGCTAGCAACTTTTGGGGAGTGGTACTACTGTCAATATTCACTTTTGCATAGATTTTATTGTTATACACCTCAAAACCATGCGTATATACATTGGTTTTTGCAGGATCTACGATGATATAATCATGGATTCCTACCATAGGATAGGAGATCTCTTTCCCAAGATACACTATGGCACTTTTGTCATTTATCGAACCATAGGCAGTAGCTATAAAAAGGAAAAACGTAAGGATAATTTTACTGTAACATAAATGTTTCATAATTCAACCTATTCATCTCTTCACGTATAACAAGTACACCGAGAGTAAAGACAATTAACAGAGATATCGTATATCCGTATCCAAACATAGTCGTTCCCATATTGATCGATAAGTATGTCAAAAGCCCGTTTAGAACAAAGAACGAGATAGAGAGCCACATTGCAGCTTTTTTACGATCAAGATAATACAATATTGCCAAAATAGACATAAATGCCAACTGTAACATAGCTCCAATTGTTAAAATATAAAAGAGTCCAAGGTAAAGGGTAGAGATATTTAATGCTGCAAAGAGTTTATCTGCTGTTAAGAAGAGAATAATATCAACAATACCTTGAACCATGATAATCTCATGGATTGCATGTCTTACGATTGAAGTCATATCGTTTTTATATTTTTTGATAAGTCCTAAAGTCCCGCCGCTTCTAACGGCATCATAGTAGAGATCGTACTTTTCAGCAAAATCGGCTTCAAGTCTAAAGAAAAAGATAGCCATACCGGGCAAAATAGATAAGTATGCCAAGAAGATAGGCATATCATATACAACTGAGGCATGTAGCTTACCGATAATAGCATGTCCGGTTGCAGGGTGGTACCAAAAGATAAATTTGTCTATCCACGCACCAAGGTTATAACTAAGACCTGCAATACCTAGTGACCAGTAAAAGTTATGATCTAAAAAGAAGTTTAGCTTCATAAATATTGTAGAGGGATAACTCTTAATAATAAGGCTCATCAGTATTGTAAAAAGGATAGCATTCCCGGTAAAAAAGATATATACAAGCATCTCTATAGAGCTTCCGTATGCATATGAAACCGCAACAATAAAAGTGTATGAAAGAAGGTATGCCCAAACAACTTGTGAATAGTATTTTAAACTAGCTGCTAATATACTAGAGATCCATACCCCACAAAGTACTAAGAAAGTAAGTACGGTGCCGACAATAAATGAAGGTGGCATATCGCTAAATACCCACATATACAGAGGGACTATAAAGATAAGACCGAGTCCCCAAGCTAAAAAGATAGCACCAAAGTATGAGGGGAGGATCTCATCCTCTTTATTTCTAAAAATTAGATCGGCAATGTACCTTGTAAAAGGAAGCTGTAAAATCCCCGTAATAATCAAACTTGATGCCAAAGCGATTGCATAGGTGATAACGACCTGGAATCTAAAGGCATCTTTCACTTCACCAAAGTGTGAAAGGTTGATAAAACCTACTAGGATAATTGCTATGATCGATATAACCCACGGTCCAGAACTGAGTATCGCTGAGTACCCATATACTTTACCGAGTGAAAGAAGTCTATCTTCACGCAGTATTTTTCTAAGTTCAAATCCAATGCCCGCCATTATAGACCCCTTTTAGGTAGATTTGTCAAGAATTTATTGATTGAGAATCTTTTTAACATCACTTTAGGATATGGAGCCGATTTTGGCATATAGTAAGGGAAAACTATCTCTGCCAATTCATCCCAGGTAAGATCTTTTGCTTCGTTGTATAGAGCTGCATACTGTTGTAAAAAAGATGCTTGAGAGTAGTATTTTTTTACACGTTTTAAACCAGTCTCTTGAGCTCTTTTCCATAAGCCGTTTTCGAAATTCAAAAACTTGATATATTGAGATGCAAGCTCATCAGGATTTGCAATACCGGTAATTGCACCAGCAAATCCTAAGGCTTTATCCTCGTCATCTATACCGCCTTCTATTAAATCACGACAACTTCCAACATCGGTTGCAACACAAGGTACACCTGCAGCAAAACCTTCTAAGATAACCAACGGCATCCCCTCACTGATTGAAGAGAGTGTTTGTAGTGCCGATTTCGGTAAAATCTCTTTAACATTACTGTGTCCAAAAAATTTGATCTTATCTCTATGTGAAACTATTTCATCTAAAGACATTTCACTTTTATTATTTTGAAACATTTGTTTTTTGTGTTTTAAACCAAGAGATATGGCCATCTGTTGACACTCATCAAAATACTCTGCATCCTCTTCAACCGGTCCTACGATCCATCCTTCAATATTTGGAATAGTCATAGAGGCTATCTTGATAGCACGAATAAAAGTTTTAATATCTTTAATAGGTACAACCCTACCGATAAGTGTAATAATAGGTCTTGGAGTTTCAAGACGCTCTTTCATTGTCTCTGCTAGACCTTCAACATCAACACCGTTGGGGATAACCAGTGTTTTATTTTCATTTGCACCGTAACTTACTTGAATCTTCTGTGCACCCGAAAAAAGTGAGAGGGTATAGTTGGAACGATCGTAACAAAACATTCCAATTTTATCGAAGAAGTTTACCCACATACGCTTAATATAGTTATACTCTTCAGGTTGTTGTAATAAACTAGGTTTTTTAA
Above is a window of Sulfurimonas marina DNA encoding:
- a CDS encoding polysaccharide deacetylase family protein; the protein is MKHLCYSKIILTFFLFIATAYGSINDKSAIVYLGKEISYPMVGIHDYIIVDPAKTNVYTHGFEVYNNKIYAKVNIDSSTTPQKLLAGLMKLSKSGYKNFFFDVQKPISKKNLTLFLNKFRSTKTFQDAHVVIHLDDLELLASVSRYIDTLLVYNASEDPKLQSSIKFYKNLSDDIIDVETLESNNIEKLKNLGFIPYITTPSMESYGKSSKNAIKREILTLVDESIEDRKELSASRYGALPLEYNGYIQKLYDIHNSLPDPEHMNQYAGVVIWLSIAYKDSAKLVTWIKEIQSQNIPVVFAYDFGFDSSNTFLQQLGISAIDGKADATKTIVHRDKMMDYEIKVPINKNRFYINPPAASKALLTYKDNYGLTSTPAAITPWGGYALGDSFFIELDGENLWSINPFIFFKEALRLKDLPVPDTTTENGSRLFFTHMDGDGILNGVEFDPEFISGDIIYKEILTKYKFPHSVSLIGAEIMPDGIYPKESKRLLQISRKIYALDNVEPATHTFTHPFFWGKIKDDQLDEKYRLQPPGYTFSTAYETLGMLDFIQDKLLGKNSDKKAKLVFWSGDCNPRTDALTYLAKHHILNINGGDTTINNANPWLTRVAPLGLERDGYYQIYTGAENENVFTKDWMGPYWGFKKVVQTFELTNSPKRLKPINVYYHFYSASKKASLNAVRYVFDWVLKQKDIMPIYTSEYIPKAMDFWTVSVAYEDGVWLYDGMRDLKTLRVEKKDASVALHDSETILGVNRFEGHTYIALDPHTKHSFKLNGQTMDNSAYLINSNGEVTEYINNQNSKRYKFSANVPLEVKLHIPENCLVNAIPKSSIQKLNSKEMTLKYKSNKKATIDVRCQ
- the pelG gene encoding exopolysaccharide Pel transporter PelG → MAGIGFELRKILREDRLLSLGKVYGYSAILSSGPWVISIIAIILVGFINLSHFGEVKDAFRFQVVITYAIALASSLIITGILQLPFTRYIADLIFRNKEDEILPSYFGAIFLAWGLGLIFIVPLYMWVFSDMPPSFIVGTVLTFLVLCGVWISSILAASLKYYSQVVWAYLLSYTFIVAVSYAYGSSIEMLVYIFFTGNAILFTILMSLIIKSYPSTIFMKLNFFLDHNFYWSLGIAGLSYNLGAWIDKFIFWYHPATGHAIIGKLHASVVYDMPIFLAYLSILPGMAIFFFRLEADFAEKYDLYYDAVRSGGTLGLIKKYKNDMTSIVRHAIHEIIMVQGIVDIILFLTADKLFAALNISTLYLGLFYILTIGAMLQLAFMSILAILYYLDRKKAAMWLSISFFVLNGLLTYLSINMGTTMFGYGYTISLLIVFTLGVLVIREEMNRLNYETFMLQ
- the pelF gene encoding GT4 family glycosyltransferase PelF, producing MPHNIQFPKSDNVDIMLFSEGTYPYIKGGVSSWLLQLMKGLPQFTFGVCFIGAQDTIDGKKMKISYEFPPNLKHLEVHYLFDNEDTPPAKKIEGDEKGFEAIRELYKGLKGDKFEIPKMLQDVSFYTQDVTFEDFLFSKKAWQFIDEVYTKNCPDVPFIDYFWTLRNIHKPIWILANIVDKLPKAKIFHSPSTGYAGFLGALSSYHTNRPFLLTEHGIYTRERKIDMFSADWIEFKKPSLLQQPEEYNYIKRMWVNFFDKIGMFCYDRSNYTLSLFSGAQKIQVSYGANENKTLVIPNGVDVEGLAETMKERLETPRPIITLIGRVVPIKDIKTFIRAIKIASMTIPNIEGWIVGPVEEDAEYFDECQQMAISLGLKHKKQMFQNNKSEMSLDEIVSHRDKIKFFGHSNVKEILPKSALQTLSSISEGMPLVILEGFAAGVPCVATDVGSCRDLIEGGIDDEDKALGFAGAITGIANPDELASQYIKFLNFENGLWKRAQETGLKRVKKYYSQASFLQQYAALYNEAKDLTWDELAEIVFPYYMPKSAPYPKVMLKRFSINKFLTNLPKRGL